DNA from Rhizobacter sp. J219:
GTCGCGCACGGCAATCGCCCTGTAGCTGCTCTTGCAGCGCTCCCACAAAGCATCGGCCCAGGGTCCGAAGTTGGGCACTTCCATGGCGGTGGCTTTGAATCCGCCGCCCTTGGCTTTCAGCTTGAGGCCGAAATGAAGCGCCTTGAGGCCCAGCCAGCCAAGGCCGGTCCAGGCACCGAGGTCCAGCAGCAAACGGCGGGCCGCGGTTTGCCGCAGCAGGGCATTGAGCCGCAGGAAACGGAAGGGTTTCACCACCAGCAGGCAGAACGGCGTGGGGTGCAGGAGCCAGTTCATCTTGCGCAGCATCTGCACTACTGGCTGGTCGTCGCCGCCGTGGCCCCAGCTGTAGAGCAGCGGGCGCTTCTTCAGCATGTCGCGGATCATGCGCAGGCCCAGCATGCCGTGCCGCGTGTCGATCACACCTTCGGAGAACGGGCCCTGCCAGTCGGTCACGACCTGGACCTGGCCGTTGATCAGCCAGTCCTGCGGCTTGAGGGCGAAGCAGCCGCGCACCGCTTCACCGTCTTCCACCGCCAGGTGGTACTCGCGCCACACGTTCTGGCCGTCGCGCGGGGGAATCCAGTCGGGCACGGGGTCGACATAGAAGCTCCAGCCGGAACCGCCGGCGCGCATGCGCTCGTTGAAGGCCTGGACGGCTTCGCGCCACTCAGCGCTGTGGGGAACGATCTGGATGGCCATGGTCGGGAGACGGCGAAACGGCTGCATTGAAGGGCAGGCCGCGATGAAACAGGGCGGAATGGCGCAGGAAGTCGCCGAGGAAGTGCGGAGGGTACTCGCCCGATTTGCGCTGCACGACACTGCGCAGCCGGTAGGTCAGGAAGGCAAGCACCCACAGGAGGTCGGTCGCCGCCGCATAGAACCAGCCGTGGTTCTTGACCCAGTAGCGGCGGCGCGACTCGAACCAGTACGCCGGCCGCCGGTTCTTGGCCGCATGGTGGCCGCTGACCTGCGTGCTCTGGCCGACGAGGTGCAGCACCACGCTTTGCGGCACGTGCCAGGTCTGCCAGCCGGCACGGCGGGCGGCGAGGCAGAAATCGGTTTCCTCGAAGTAGAGGAAGTAGCCCTCGTCCATCAGGCCGATGGTCTGGAAGACCTCACGGCGCACCAGCAGGCTGGCGCCGGGCAGCCAGTCGGCCTCGGCCGGCTGGTCACCCATCAGGCGCAGTCCGGCCCGGTTCTTCATCAGCCGGGCGACCAGGCTCAGGCGCAGGCCGCCGGCGAGTTCGCTCCAGATGCTCGGAAAATGGAAGGCGTAGGGCCAGG
Protein-coding regions in this window:
- a CDS encoding glycosyltransferase family 2 protein → MTSPARVQVVIVNYKTGRLAVDCLRSLVDEVAAVPGTVVTVVDNRSGDDSTEVIAKAIAAEGWSSWAQLLPAPVNGGFSYGNNFAVRRTLNDTNGPAYYWLLNPDTRIKPGALRALVDFLDAHPKAGIAGSRFLLESGEAWPYAFHFPSIWSELAGGLRLSLVARLMKNRAGLRLMGDQPAEADWLPGASLLVRREVFQTIGLMDEGYFLYFEETDFCLAARRAGWQTWHVPQSVVLHLVGQSTQVSGHHAAKNRRPAYWFESRRRYWVKNHGWFYAAATDLLWVLAFLTYRLRSVVQRKSGEYPPHFLGDFLRHSALFHRGLPFNAAVSPSPDHGHPDRSPQR